The following coding sequences are from one Caloenas nicobarica isolate bCalNic1 chromosome 25, bCalNic1.hap1, whole genome shotgun sequence window:
- the LOC135998588 gene encoding olfactory receptor 6E1-like, with amino-acid sequence MYLTTVMGNTIIIFLVYVDHRLQTPMYFFIGNLAFLEIWFTSSTSIKLVVILGSGRRTISLSSCFAQSYFYFALGCTECVLLVVMSFDRYVAICQPLRYAAIMKPQLCIHLVVATWVTGFTFLSYHLVILSQLTFCSSNEIHHFFCDNSPLFKLSCSDTSMLWKTDSVFLSFVILGSLCLTLAFYLCILFCILHLPTASGRKKAFSVCSSHLTTLAMAYGSCIVLYACPSEYVSLETKSIVALLNTVLYPFLNPFIYSLRNKTVILALNEAIARTRAQLFP; translated from the coding sequence ATGTACCTGACAACAGTGATGGGGAACACTATCATCATTTTCCTTGTGTATGTGGATCACCGCCTTCAAacccccatgtactttttcattggcaatctggccttcctggaaatctggtttacatcctccacaagcatcaagttggttgtgatcctgggttctggtaggagaacaatctcactaagcagctgctttgcccagtcctatttctattttgcccTGGGCTGTACAGAGTGTGTTCTACTTGTTGTCATGTCCtttgaccgctatgttgccatctgccaaCCTTTGCGTTATGCTGCCAtcatgaagcctcagctctgcatccacctggttGTTGCTACTTGGGTCACAGGCTTCACATTCTTGAGTTACCACCTGgtcatcctctcccagctgaccTTCTGTAGCTCAAATGAGATCCaccactttttctgtgacaactcccccttattcaaactgtcctgctctgacaccagcatgctttggaaaacagactctgttttcttatcctttgtcattctgggttccttatgtttaactctggcattttacctgtgcatccttttctgtattctacatcttccaacagcctctgggaggaaaaaagctttttctgtatgttcttcccatctcaccaCCTTGGCAATGGCATATGGGAGCTGTATTGTTCTCTATGCATGTCCTTCAGAATATGTTTCCTTGGAGACTAAGAGCATTGTAGCATTGCTGAACACCGTTCTGTACCCCTTCTTAAATCCATTCATCTACAGTCTTAGAAACAAGACTGTGATACTGGCCCTGAATGAAGCCATTGCCCGTACAAgagcacagcttttcccctaa